Proteins encoded within one genomic window of Microbacterium soli:
- a CDS encoding SDR family oxidoreductase, protein MRITVIGGTGLIGTRVVRMLREGGHEVFAAARATGVNSYTGEGVAEALDGAEVVVDVSNSSYTDEAAAQEFFYASTLNLLSYGADAGVRHHVALSVVGTDRLARGQGGYFIAKQQQERLITTSGRPYTLVHATQFFEFIRDITDHAMRSHAMSVADVLIQPMAADDVARAVVRAAVGEPRSGMVEWGGPEVFSLRDIASMDLHARHDDREVAADPLGTYFGARLDRRDLLPEATATLAPTRYRDWRKRTTGAGTAPVTSAGPVTSARHERSSL, encoded by the coding sequence ATGAGAATCACAGTCATCGGCGGAACAGGACTGATCGGCACCAGAGTCGTCCGGATGCTGCGCGAGGGCGGGCACGAGGTGTTCGCCGCGGCCCGCGCGACGGGCGTGAACTCCTACACGGGCGAGGGTGTGGCGGAGGCTCTCGACGGCGCGGAGGTCGTCGTCGACGTCTCGAACTCCTCCTACACCGACGAAGCGGCCGCGCAGGAGTTCTTCTACGCCTCGACCCTGAACCTGCTCAGCTACGGGGCGGATGCCGGCGTGCGCCACCACGTCGCGCTGTCGGTGGTCGGCACGGACAGGCTCGCACGGGGGCAGGGCGGGTACTTCATCGCCAAGCAGCAGCAGGAGCGGCTCATCACCACCTCCGGTCGCCCGTACACTCTCGTGCACGCGACCCAGTTCTTCGAGTTCATCCGCGACATCACCGATCACGCCATGCGCAGCCACGCGATGAGCGTCGCGGACGTGCTCATCCAGCCCATGGCGGCCGACGACGTCGCCCGCGCCGTCGTGCGCGCAGCTGTCGGCGAGCCGCGCTCCGGGATGGTCGAGTGGGGCGGCCCCGAGGTGTTCAGCCTCCGAGACATCGCGTCCATGGATCTGCATGCACGGCACGACGACCGCGAGGTGGCCGCCGACCCGCTGGGGACGTACTTCGGCGCCCGGCTGGACCGCCGCGACCTACTGCCCGAGGCCACCGCCACACTCGCGCCCACGCGCTACCGCGACTGGCGGAAGCGGACGACCGGTGCGGGGACGGCGCCCGTCACATCCGCGGGGCCTGTCACATCCGCGAGGCACGAGCGGTCATCCCTGTAG
- a CDS encoding histidine phosphatase family protein codes for MDAPDPLPDRPAPDCPPGRLVLLRHGETEWSRTGRHTGRTDIPLTAHGEELARAAGELVRGYDFRLVLSSPLQRARRTAELAGLRADIDPLLVEWDYGGYEGRTTRDIRAELGYNWTAFEHGVIRGKTPGETVEEVAARASRVLTRVLPAMAEGDVALVAHGHCLRILTAVFLRQAPRFAASISLDAGSASVLGFAHEQPAILAWNHGPALPLHPSES; via the coding sequence GTGGACGCACCCGACCCCCTCCCCGACCGGCCCGCACCCGACTGCCCGCCCGGCAGGCTCGTGCTGCTGCGGCACGGCGAGACCGAATGGTCGCGAACCGGGAGGCACACCGGCCGCACCGACATCCCGCTGACCGCGCACGGAGAGGAGCTGGCCCGCGCCGCCGGCGAACTCGTGCGCGGCTACGACTTCCGGCTCGTGCTCAGCTCGCCGCTGCAGCGCGCCCGGCGCACGGCCGAGCTGGCCGGGCTGCGCGCCGACATCGACCCGCTGCTGGTGGAGTGGGACTACGGCGGGTACGAGGGCCGCACGACCCGGGACATCCGCGCCGAGCTCGGCTACAACTGGACGGCCTTCGAGCACGGCGTGATCCGCGGGAAGACCCCCGGGGAGACCGTCGAGGAGGTCGCCGCCCGGGCATCCCGTGTCCTGACCCGGGTGCTCCCGGCGATGGCCGAGGGCGACGTCGCCCTCGTCGCACACGGCCACTGCCTGCGCATCCTCACCGCCGTGTTCCTCCGCCAGGCACCGCGGTTCGCGGCATCCATCTCGCTGGACGCGGGCTCGGCATCCGTCCTGGGGTTCGCCCACGAGCAGCCGGCGATCCTCGCCTGGAACCACGGGCCCGCCCTGCCGCTGCATCCGTCCGAGTCGTGA
- a CDS encoding cupredoxin domain-containing protein, with product MPLTRRSLLTRSALATGIGLLALTGCSPAADVPATGETTEVTVHVEGMRFVPDVIEVPVGNALVVTFENTGDVVHDLVFDGGAGSDHLSPGDSQVIEVGVIGSDLDGWCSVSNHRAMGMELSVKAVE from the coding sequence ATGCCCCTCACCCGCCGCTCGCTCCTGACCCGCAGCGCCCTCGCCACAGGCATCGGCCTGCTCGCCCTCACCGGATGCTCCCCCGCCGCCGACGTGCCCGCCACCGGGGAGACCACCGAGGTCACCGTGCACGTCGAGGGCATGCGCTTCGTGCCCGATGTGATCGAGGTCCCGGTGGGCAACGCGCTCGTCGTCACGTTCGAGAACACCGGCGATGTCGTGCACGACCTCGTGTTCGACGGCGGCGCCGGCTCCGACCATCTCTCGCCGGGGGATTCCCAGGTGATCGAGGTCGGGGTGATCGGCTCCGACCTCGACGGATGGTGCTCGGTGAGCAACCACCGGGCGATGGGCATGGAGCTGTCGGTGAAGGCCGTGGAGTAG
- a CDS encoding alpha/beta hydrolase, producing MGTAISADGTPVSFSTTGEGRTVVVAGGALTTAADASPFAQELADAGFRAVVWDRRARGASGDRPGSTPKDEVDDLAAVIEAAGGTDAVLGHSSGAVLALYAGMRGVPTGALFLSEPPIDFDGTGFGDELPDRLQELVDAGRGEDAVASFQTDAVGLPAEMVAAARAGGELTALAPLAQSTVYDTRLTLRLRHVDPALLEVSTPVTVLRGEQTFPFLQAAADRLASVMAGAELVVMPESVMHRLDPAATVRIIAERL from the coding sequence ATGGGCACCGCGATCTCCGCCGACGGCACCCCCGTCTCGTTCTCGACGACGGGTGAGGGGCGCACGGTCGTGGTCGCAGGTGGCGCGCTGACGACGGCCGCCGACGCGTCGCCCTTCGCGCAGGAGCTGGCGGATGCTGGGTTCCGCGCGGTCGTGTGGGACCGGCGCGCACGCGGTGCGAGCGGTGACCGCCCCGGGTCGACGCCCAAGGACGAGGTCGATGACCTCGCCGCGGTCATCGAGGCGGCGGGAGGGACGGATGCCGTGCTCGGGCACTCCTCGGGGGCCGTCCTCGCGCTGTATGCGGGGATGCGGGGCGTGCCGACGGGGGCGCTGTTCCTCTCCGAGCCGCCCATCGACTTCGACGGCACCGGTTTCGGTGACGAACTGCCCGACCGGCTGCAGGAGCTCGTCGACGCCGGTCGCGGCGAGGACGCCGTGGCGTCGTTCCAGACGGATGCCGTGGGCCTGCCCGCCGAGATGGTGGCCGCCGCCCGTGCCGGCGGTGAACTGACCGCGCTCGCGCCCCTCGCGCAGTCGACGGTCTACGACACCCGCCTGACCCTGCGACTGAGGCACGTCGACCCCGCCCTGCTGGAGGTCTCGACGCCCGTGACCGTCCTGCGCGGGGAGCAGACGTTCCCGTTCCTGCAGGCGGCGGCCGACCGGCTGGCATCCGTCATGGCGGGCGCCGAACTCGTCGTCATGCCCGAATCGGTCATGCACAGGCTCGACCCCGCCGCCACCGTCCGCATCATCGCCGAGAGGCTGTGA
- a CDS encoding RNA polymerase sigma-70 factor, translated as MESGAVTDSRERMPEQLDDAVEVFAAQRRRLFGIAYRMLGTVADAEDIVQETWIRWQGTDRSQVREPAALLATIATRLSINVLQSARVKRETYIGPWLPEPVNTDDDPALGAERADALQFAILLTLEKLTPTERAAYILREAFDYPYPRIAEVISSSVVSARQLVSRARAHIASARHLPAAAAHQRRLLEAFLVAARSGDARQLEKLFAEDVVSYTDGNGAKLAARIPVIGRERVAKFVAAFAHHFWTGKTIGWVEVNGQPAATLTEHGEITTMVTVTTTAEGIAQLLWVMSPQKLGHVAPVGA; from the coding sequence ATGGAGAGTGGAGCGGTGACGGACTCGCGGGAACGGATGCCCGAGCAGCTCGACGACGCCGTGGAGGTGTTCGCCGCGCAGCGACGACGTCTGTTCGGCATCGCGTACCGGATGCTGGGAACGGTCGCCGACGCCGAGGACATCGTGCAGGAGACGTGGATCCGCTGGCAGGGCACCGACCGCTCGCAGGTCCGGGAGCCCGCGGCGCTGCTCGCCACGATCGCCACGAGGCTCTCGATCAACGTGCTGCAGTCGGCCCGAGTCAAGCGCGAGACGTACATCGGGCCCTGGCTGCCGGAACCGGTCAACACCGACGACGACCCCGCGCTCGGCGCCGAGCGCGCCGACGCGCTGCAGTTCGCCATCCTGCTCACGCTTGAGAAGCTCACCCCGACGGAGCGGGCGGCGTACATCCTGCGGGAGGCGTTCGACTACCCGTACCCGCGCATCGCCGAGGTGATCTCCTCCAGCGTCGTCAGCGCCAGGCAGCTCGTCAGCCGGGCCCGCGCCCACATCGCCTCCGCCCGCCACCTGCCGGCCGCGGCCGCGCACCAGCGCCGGCTGCTGGAGGCGTTCCTCGTGGCGGCGCGCAGCGGCGACGCCCGGCAGCTCGAGAAGCTCTTCGCGGAGGACGTCGTCAGCTACACCGACGGCAACGGTGCGAAGCTCGCCGCCCGCATCCCCGTGATCGGGCGCGAGCGGGTCGCGAAGTTCGTGGCGGCCTTCGCGCACCACTTCTGGACGGGGAAGACGATCGGCTGGGTCGAGGTCAACGGGCAGCCCGCCGCCACGCTGACCGAGCACGGTGAGATCACCACCATGGTCACCGTGACGACCACCGCCGAGGGGATCGCCCAGCTGCTGTGGGTGATGAGCCCGCAGAAGCTCGGTCACGTCGCGCCGGTCGGCGCATGA
- a CDS encoding alpha/beta fold hydrolase produces MTDLLADLTRMPAPQFVEVGEGVALATYSWGQPDAPVVVLVHGFASSTADTWLHTGWVRMLKDEGFRILGIDLRGHGASEKPHDGAGYAVGSLAHDVEAVLETFLIDEALYVGYSLGARVGWQVLQDLGDRIPRGVLGGVPDGIPLDRLDVDQVCRYADEGVPVTDPDTLDYIALAERVPGNDLHALLALAEGMRGSQAVDPDPAHAPRQPVLFATGSEDGVLDGSRRLAEAAPQGSFFTIPGRHHFNAPGSKAFRLAALEFLRAG; encoded by the coding sequence GTGACCGACCTGCTCGCCGACCTGACCCGGATGCCCGCCCCGCAATTCGTCGAGGTGGGTGAGGGCGTCGCACTCGCGACGTACTCCTGGGGCCAGCCGGATGCGCCGGTCGTCGTGCTCGTGCACGGATTCGCGTCCAGCACCGCCGACACGTGGCTGCACACCGGCTGGGTGCGGATGCTGAAGGACGAGGGCTTCCGCATCCTCGGCATCGACCTGCGCGGGCACGGCGCCAGCGAGAAGCCGCACGACGGCGCCGGATACGCGGTCGGCAGCCTCGCGCACGATGTCGAGGCCGTGCTGGAGACCTTCCTCATCGACGAGGCGCTGTACGTCGGATACTCGCTGGGCGCACGGGTCGGCTGGCAGGTGCTGCAGGACCTCGGCGACCGGATCCCGCGCGGGGTGCTCGGCGGCGTGCCCGACGGCATCCCCCTGGACAGACTGGACGTCGACCAGGTGTGCCGCTACGCCGACGAGGGCGTCCCCGTCACCGATCCGGACACGCTCGACTACATCGCCCTCGCCGAGCGGGTGCCGGGCAACGACCTGCACGCGCTGCTGGCCCTGGCGGAGGGGATGCGGGGCTCGCAGGCCGTCGATCCCGACCCCGCGCACGCGCCAAGGCAGCCGGTGCTGTTCGCGACGGGGTCGGAGGACGGCGTGCTCGACGGCTCACGTCGCCTGGCCGAGGCCGCCCCGCAGGGCTCGTTCTTCACGATCCCCGGCCGGCACCACTTCAACGCGCCCGGCTCGAAGGCGTTCCGGCTCGCGGCGCTCGAATTCCTCCGCGCCGGGTAG